One genomic window of Haloferax mediterranei ATCC 33500 includes the following:
- a CDS encoding CopD family protein, with the protein MSLASSLLVRFVHVSGMALIFGGAVFVWAALRTSDRSTERLADGGRRSLATTYEWAFWGTMGLLLVTGVGNLGTLGPPGPTTRWGTVLTVKLAAVIVFVLGSFVRTLVVLRLRGERPSASQSELLSKSYGATAGVVLVLVALAEVLAHG; encoded by the coding sequence ATGTCTCTGGCCTCGTCGCTCCTCGTGCGATTCGTCCACGTCTCGGGGATGGCGCTCATTTTCGGCGGTGCAGTGTTCGTGTGGGCCGCACTCCGCACATCCGACCGCTCGACCGAGCGGCTCGCGGACGGTGGGCGACGCTCGCTCGCAACGACCTACGAATGGGCCTTCTGGGGAACGATGGGTCTGCTACTCGTCACGGGCGTCGGAAACCTCGGCACGCTCGGCCCGCCGGGACCGACGACGCGGTGGGGGACGGTGCTGACGGTGAAACTCGCCGCCGTCATCGTCTTCGTGCTCGGCTCGTTCGTTCGGACGCTCGTCGTCCTCCGGCTGAGAGGTGAGCGACCGAGTGCCTCCCAAAGCGAACTTCTCAGCAAATCCTACGGCGCGACCGCCGGAGTAGTTCTCGTCTTAGTCGCCCTCGCCGAGGTGCTCGCCCATGGGTGA
- the menD gene encoding 2-succinyl-5-enolpyruvyl-6-hydroxy-3-cyclohexene-1-carboxylic-acid synthase, which produces MTAPNRNTLWARTFADELARTGINAVCIAPGSRSTPLTEAFDRHDDIETFSHLDERSAAYFALGRARRTGDVTPIVCTSGTAAANFHPAVIEASQARVPMLVLTADRPPELRDSGANQTVDQEKLYGDAVRWYKDMPEPEATDRKLRSLRTTAARAVSEATGVDSGPVHLNFPFRKPLEPTYVEDDVSADLSREALDGRNGSPYVKTTSGAPELSDDHLRKLADELAVDRGLIIAGPADPPGFNAEAIAAFAHATGFPVVADPLSGLRFGGHTRTTTVLGGYDAYLDERVTADWPDPEVVVRIGASPTSKPLRKYLARTDARQYLVDPTGQWREAEFIATDLVEAEPSVLSWRLSQLVRNRPDTEWNRRWADAEATHWDAVDAETDAFEGRIAADVADLAPEPATVFVSNSMPVRDLDRFARPSTKARTVLGNRGASGIDGIVSSALGAGSATTDHLTLLTGDLAYYHDMNGLLALGRLGVDATIVLVNNDGGGIFHMLPIEEYEPPFTDQFKTPHGLDFEATADLYDLSFDSVGTDEFRDAYADSVASDGTDVLEVRTDAEISHRVREDLRERVVNKLTD; this is translated from the coding sequence ATGACAGCGCCGAACCGAAACACCCTCTGGGCACGAACCTTCGCCGACGAACTGGCACGCACCGGAATCAACGCGGTGTGCATCGCACCCGGCAGTCGCTCGACGCCGCTCACCGAGGCGTTCGACCGCCACGACGACATCGAGACGTTCTCACACCTCGACGAGCGGTCCGCTGCCTACTTCGCGCTCGGACGCGCCCGGCGGACGGGCGACGTGACGCCCATCGTCTGTACCTCCGGGACCGCCGCCGCCAACTTCCACCCCGCCGTCATCGAGGCGTCGCAGGCGCGCGTCCCGATGCTCGTCCTCACCGCCGACCGCCCGCCGGAACTCCGTGATAGCGGAGCTAACCAGACAGTCGACCAAGAGAAGCTCTACGGCGACGCCGTCCGCTGGTACAAAGACATGCCCGAACCCGAGGCGACAGACCGGAAGCTCCGGAGCCTCCGAACCACCGCCGCACGCGCCGTCTCGGAGGCAACGGGCGTCGATTCCGGTCCGGTCCACCTCAATTTCCCCTTCCGGAAACCGCTCGAACCAACCTACGTCGAAGACGACGTTTCCGCCGACCTCAGCCGCGAGGCACTCGACGGCCGAAACGGTTCCCCGTACGTCAAGACGACGAGTGGCGCGCCCGAACTCTCGGACGACCATCTGCGAAAACTCGCGGACGAACTCGCCGTGGACCGCGGTCTCATCATCGCCGGCCCGGCGGACCCACCGGGCTTCAACGCCGAAGCCATCGCCGCCTTCGCGCACGCAACTGGCTTCCCCGTCGTCGCCGACCCGCTTTCCGGCCTGCGCTTCGGCGGCCACACCCGAACGACGACCGTCCTCGGCGGCTACGACGCCTACCTCGACGAGCGCGTCACGGCCGACTGGCCCGACCCCGAAGTCGTCGTCAGAATCGGCGCGTCGCCGACTTCCAAGCCGCTTCGGAAGTACCTCGCGCGCACCGACGCCCGGCAGTATCTCGTGGACCCGACGGGCCAGTGGCGCGAAGCCGAATTCATCGCGACGGACCTCGTCGAAGCCGAGCCATCGGTGCTCTCGTGGCGACTCTCGCAACTCGTTCGCAACCGTCCGGACACCGAGTGGAATCGACGATGGGCCGACGCTGAGGCGACCCACTGGGACGCTGTTGACGCCGAAACCGACGCATTCGAGGGTCGAATCGCGGCTGACGTGGCCGACCTCGCGCCCGAACCGGCGACCGTCTTCGTCTCGAACTCGATGCCCGTCCGCGACCTCGACCGATTCGCCCGCCCCTCTACCAAGGCACGAACCGTCCTCGGGAACCGCGGTGCGTCGGGCATCGACGGCATCGTCTCGTCGGCGCTCGGTGCCGGGTCGGCGACGACCGACCACCTGACGCTTCTCACCGGCGACCTCGCGTACTACCACGACATGAACGGCCTGCTCGCCCTCGGCCGTCTCGGCGTGGATGCAACAATCGTCCTCGTCAACAACGACGGCGGCGGCATCTTCCACATGCTCCCCATCGAGGAGTACGAACCGCCGTTCACCGACCAGTTCAAGACGCCGCACGGTCTCGACTTCGAGGCGACAGCAGACCTCTACGACCTCTCGTTCGACTCGGTCGGCACCGACGAGTTCCGCGACGCCTACGCCGACTCCGTCGCATCCGACGGGACCGACGTGCTCGAAGTTCGCACCGACGCCGAAATCTCACATCGCGTCCGCGAGGACCTCCGCGAGCGCGTCGTGAACAAGTTAACCGACTGA
- a CDS encoding isochorismate synthase — MEPLRTDEVTTHLVSRSVRLSAPPVTASLAAVHRPRTVWTAPDEPAVVGGGAAVTVEADGPARLTQVRETAASLFDGADIDGPSVARPRFFGGLAFHEGATGRDPWSDFPAARFVVPEVQLVFDGDEAWLTVTAAGDDPEMVEQRLVEVRETLTDLPDAPPQGPPGVSKRHRMTSVDAWRDSVEVAISRILAGDLRKVVLAQALEVELDRPASVPDLLARLGDTYPECHRFLVEPGVGASFFGATPERLVSLRGREVETGALAGTTGRGDTDDEDEWLADELLSSEKDSHEHELVAETIREQLDPLSAEIRVGDRGIRKLATVQHLWTPIDATLERDEHVLSLVDALHPTPAVGGLPPAAALDVIRETEPFDRGWYAAPVGWFDADGDGSFAVAIRSAIVDDTLATLFAGVGLVADSDPDAEWDEVQLKYRPILDELERDD, encoded by the coding sequence ATGGAACCGTTGCGGACCGACGAGGTGACAACACATCTCGTCAGTAGGTCGGTTCGACTGTCTGCGCCCCCCGTCACGGCGTCTCTCGCGGCAGTACACCGCCCACGGACGGTGTGGACTGCCCCCGACGAGCCAGCCGTCGTCGGCGGCGGCGCGGCCGTGACTGTCGAGGCTGACGGCCCAGCGAGACTCACACAGGTTCGAGAGACAGCGGCTTCACTCTTCGACGGTGCCGATATCGACGGCCCGTCTGTTGCCCGACCTCGTTTCTTCGGTGGACTCGCGTTCCACGAAGGGGCTACGGGGCGCGACCCTTGGAGTGACTTCCCGGCGGCGCGCTTCGTCGTCCCCGAAGTACAACTCGTCTTCGACGGCGACGAGGCATGGCTTACTGTCACTGCCGCCGGCGACGACCCCGAAATGGTCGAACAACGACTCGTCGAGGTCCGCGAGACGCTTACCGACCTCCCCGACGCCCCGCCACAGGGACCGCCGGGTGTTTCGAAACGACACCGAATGACATCTGTGGATGCGTGGCGCGACAGTGTCGAGGTGGCTATCTCACGTATCCTCGCCGGCGACCTTCGGAAGGTCGTCCTCGCGCAGGCCCTCGAAGTCGAACTCGACCGACCCGCGTCGGTCCCCGACCTGCTCGCCCGCCTCGGTGACACGTATCCCGAGTGCCACAGATTCCTCGTCGAACCCGGCGTTGGGGCGAGTTTCTTCGGCGCGACACCCGAGCGACTCGTCTCGCTTCGCGGCCGAGAGGTCGAAACCGGCGCACTCGCCGGGACGACCGGCCGCGGCGACACCGACGACGAAGACGAGTGGTTGGCGGACGAACTCCTATCGAGCGAAAAAGACAGCCACGAGCACGAACTCGTCGCGGAGACGATTCGCGAACAGCTCGACCCCCTCTCGGCCGAGATTCGCGTCGGCGACCGCGGCATCCGGAAACTCGCCACCGTCCAGCACCTCTGGACGCCAATCGACGCGACGCTCGAACGCGACGAACACGTCCTTTCGCTCGTGGACGCGCTTCACCCGACTCCGGCGGTCGGCGGGCTTCCGCCTGCTGCCGCACTCGACGTAATCCGTGAGACCGAACCGTTCGACCGCGGCTGGTATGCCGCCCCTGTCGGCTGGTTCGACGCCGACGGCGACGGTAGTTTCGCGGTCGCTATCCGCTCGGCTATCGTGGATGACACGCTGGCGACGCTCTTTGCGGGCGTCGGTCTCGTCGCCGACTCCGACCCCGACGCCGAGTGGGACGAAGTACAGCTCAAATACCGACCCATCCTCGACGAACTCGAACGCGACGACTGA
- a CDS encoding sulfite oxidase-like oxidoreductase, producing the protein MPKDVTHLYEEFDGDRLPPGQRETQGFPVLSKSGTPSWDPETWSFEVWGAVENQLDLSFDEFRDLPSETQIQDFHCVTGWSKFDCEFEGVTFPTLAEEAGVTEDAVHVMFHAMDGYTTNLSLEQCMRDEVMFVWGYDGDDLPADHGGPLRVVTPHKYAYKGAKWVSGVEFLTEPERGYWEKRGYSNTANPWNEERYS; encoded by the coding sequence ATGCCCAAAGACGTGACTCATCTCTACGAGGAGTTCGACGGGGATCGACTCCCGCCGGGTCAACGCGAGACGCAAGGATTCCCGGTTCTCTCGAAGAGCGGGACGCCCTCGTGGGACCCGGAAACGTGGTCGTTCGAGGTGTGGGGAGCAGTCGAAAATCAGCTCGACCTCTCTTTTGACGAGTTTCGCGACCTCCCGTCGGAGACGCAGATTCAGGATTTCCACTGCGTCACTGGGTGGAGTAAGTTCGACTGCGAGTTCGAAGGCGTCACGTTCCCGACGCTCGCGGAAGAAGCGGGCGTCACCGAGGATGCGGTCCACGTCATGTTTCACGCGATGGACGGCTACACGACGAACCTCTCGCTTGAGCAGTGTATGCGGGACGAAGTGATGTTCGTCTGGGGCTACGACGGCGACGACCTCCCCGCGGACCACGGTGGCCCGCTTCGAGTCGTCACCCCACACAAGTACGCTTACAAGGGCGCGAAGTGGGTTTCGGGCGTCGAGTTCCTCACCGAACCCGAGCGTGGCTACTGGGAGAAGCGTGGGTACTCGAACACGGCGAACCCGTGGAACGAAGAGCGGTATAGTTAG
- a CDS encoding ribbon-helix-helix domain-containing protein has translation MPKVEITVPEHLEMQIVQLVEQGEFVNRDEAIEDLLSTGIRAYKTSGPMSDEDRAFEDDGMMGHEDEYVF, from the coding sequence ATGCCCAAAGTAGAGATTACCGTACCGGAACACCTGGAGATGCAGATCGTGCAGCTCGTCGAACAGGGCGAGTTTGTCAACCGTGACGAGGCCATCGAGGACCTGCTTTCGACTGGCATCCGCGCGTACAAGACGAGCGGTCCGATGTCCGACGAGGACCGTGCATTCGAAGACGACGGCATGATGGGCCACGAAGACGAATACGTCTTCTGA
- a CDS encoding UPF0058 family protein: MHKDELLELHEQMVIIKDHFSARDHVDSSLFDPYDELGVEPSHVHKSKSEHKHAVFVLGNALATAMSDDEFSSAGRVGKRMEELADDAEGKI, translated from the coding sequence ATGCACAAGGACGAACTGCTGGAGCTGCACGAACAGATGGTTATCATCAAGGACCACTTCTCCGCTCGCGACCACGTCGATTCGAGTCTGTTCGACCCGTACGATGAACTCGGCGTCGAACCGTCGCACGTCCACAAATCCAAGAGCGAACACAAACACGCTGTCTTCGTGCTCGGGAACGCGCTCGCCACCGCGATGAGCGACGACGAGTTCTCGAGTGCCGGCCGCGTCGGCAAGCGGATGGAAGAACTGGCCGACGACGCCGAAGGCAAAATTTGA
- a CDS encoding rhomboid family intramembrane serine protease produces MLDIPGWIPLHRLAAVATLLVAVVALTLADRPSRLATALRRRFLFGLPWGTLVSVGGVLFVYLFVQDGLSSWYRPMVIPFRAWSYFYPLGMATAAFSHSGAGHLIGNLIGTLTLAPVAEYAWGHYPTRRGSTSFGSLRENPYVRAFIIFPGVVFGVGLLTSVFALGPVIGFSGVVFAFAGFALVTRPLTTVLAFVSGRVVRVFYNAMLSPEVVSTARPVFSTPRWAQIAIQGHAIGLLFGILLGLWVARQRRDEQLSAFRSFAGVLLFAISESLWAVYFFRGGGTYVLFRAVGFALVVLLALLVALTVSASDKPLRERAPTGHAFSARRWQVGAVVLLLVVSALSGPAVLYNLFTATNDDLPGESVSVEDYEVTYAEDVPNGLTAAFDIELFGESTTTNTSGVIVKSQRRGIWTTAVSKNRLAFDGETAVRLGGLGWRDRVTAVRDGYAVVGSGNTAYRVFLVDDGNTTLAYKTEPVRAGPVISRRNISVVPTAMGYDLQVSSESGTVRGPMPTTNVSTTLGGIRFVRQGRSIFAESRGTRVRVARQESYE; encoded by the coding sequence ATGCTAGACATCCCGGGCTGGATACCGCTCCACCGGCTCGCCGCCGTCGCCACACTTCTCGTCGCCGTCGTCGCGCTCACGCTCGCCGACCGGCCGAGCCGACTCGCGACGGCGCTCCGCCGTCGATTCCTCTTTGGGCTCCCGTGGGGAACCCTCGTGAGCGTCGGCGGTGTTCTCTTCGTCTATCTATTCGTGCAGGACGGACTGTCTTCGTGGTACCGGCCCATGGTCATCCCGTTCCGGGCGTGGTCGTACTTCTACCCGCTGGGGATGGCCACCGCCGCATTCTCGCATTCCGGTGCCGGACACCTTATCGGCAACCTCATCGGAACGCTCACGCTGGCACCGGTCGCCGAGTACGCGTGGGGACATTACCCGACCCGACGTGGGTCGACCTCGTTTGGGTCGCTCCGCGAGAACCCCTACGTTCGGGCATTCATCATCTTCCCCGGAGTCGTCTTTGGCGTCGGTCTCCTCACCTCGGTGTTCGCACTCGGTCCGGTCATCGGCTTTTCCGGCGTCGTATTCGCGTTCGCCGGGTTCGCGCTCGTCACCCGACCGCTCACGACGGTGCTCGCGTTCGTCTCTGGGCGCGTCGTCAGGGTCTTCTACAACGCGATGTTGTCTCCGGAAGTCGTCTCGACAGCACGGCCAGTGTTCTCAACGCCGAGGTGGGCGCAAATCGCCATTCAGGGGCACGCAATCGGTCTCCTGTTCGGCATCCTCCTCGGTCTGTGGGTCGCCCGACAGCGGAGAGACGAGCAACTGTCGGCATTTCGAAGTTTCGCGGGCGTCCTGCTGTTCGCAATCAGCGAGTCGCTGTGGGCGGTCTACTTCTTCCGCGGCGGCGGGACGTACGTCCTCTTTCGCGCCGTCGGCTTCGCGCTCGTCGTCCTGCTCGCGTTGCTCGTCGCGCTCACCGTCTCGGCATCTGATAAGCCGCTGCGCGAGCGCGCACCGACGGGACATGCCTTTTCGGCCCGGCGCTGGCAAGTCGGCGCGGTGGTCCTCCTCCTCGTCGTCTCCGCGCTGTCGGGGCCGGCAGTGCTGTACAACTTGTTTACTGCGACCAACGACGACCTGCCCGGAGAGAGCGTATCGGTCGAGGATTACGAGGTAACCTACGCCGAGGACGTTCCGAACGGGTTGACCGCCGCGTTCGACATCGAACTGTTCGGCGAGTCGACGACGACCAACACCTCCGGCGTCATCGTCAAGAGCCAACGGCGCGGTATCTGGACGACAGCCGTCTCGAAGAATCGGTTGGCATTCGACGGCGAAACGGCCGTCAGGTTGGGCGGCCTTGGCTGGCGGGACAGAGTTACGGCGGTCCGAGACGGATACGCCGTCGTCGGGTCCGGAAACACGGCATATCGAGTGTTCCTCGTGGACGATGGGAATACGACACTCGCCTACAAGACGGAGCCAGTACGGGCCGGTCCCGTCATCTCCCGGCGCAACATCTCAGTCGTGCCGACTGCGATGGGCTACGACCTTCAGGTGTCGTCCGAAAGCGGAACCGTCAGAGGACCGATGCCGACAACGAACGTGAGCACGACGCTCGGGGGCATCCGATTCGTCCGGCAAGGGCGCTCCATTTTCGCGGAGTCTCGGGGGACGCGCGTCCGGGTCGCTCGTCAGGAATCGTACGAGTAG
- a CDS encoding METTL5 family protein: MATKAALEAQLAVVAGFENPKVSLEQYPTPPDLAAHLVHLADLRGDIEGTTVLDLGTGTGMLALGAALRSPARVVGVELDPDALETAVDNARRVGASAPIHWIRGDATRLPVSLPDDQPITVLMNPPFGAQRGNEHADRAFLEAVSRVADVSYSVHNEGSKEFVESFVADAGGELTDAFRATFDLERQFDFHDADRRELDAEVFRIEW, from the coding sequence ATGGCAACCAAGGCCGCGCTTGAGGCGCAGTTGGCGGTAGTCGCTGGCTTCGAGAACCCGAAGGTCTCTCTGGAACAGTATCCGACGCCGCCGGACCTCGCGGCGCATCTCGTCCACCTCGCGGACCTCCGGGGTGATATCGAAGGGACGACCGTTCTCGACCTCGGGACCGGAACCGGAATGCTCGCTCTCGGTGCCGCACTCAGGTCCCCCGCTCGCGTCGTCGGCGTCGAACTCGACCCCGACGCGCTCGAGACGGCAGTCGACAACGCTCGTCGCGTCGGTGCCAGCGCCCCCATCCACTGGATTCGCGGCGATGCGACTCGTCTCCCGGTTTCGCTTCCCGACGACCAACCAATCACCGTGCTGATGAACCCGCCGTTCGGTGCCCAACGCGGCAATGAACACGCGGATAGAGCGTTCCTCGAAGCAGTTTCGCGGGTCGCAGACGTATCGTATTCGGTCCACAACGAGGGGAGCAAGGAGTTCGTGGAATCTTTCGTCGCCGACGCGGGCGGTGAACTGACAGACGCGTTCCGTGCGACGTTCGACCTCGAACGTCAGTTCGATTTCCACGACGCGGACCGCCGCGAACTCGATGCTGAAGTATTCCGTATCGAGTGGTAA
- a CDS encoding lamin tail domain-containing protein: MVRRTTVTLVIALFVVLAGCAGTGGAGSDSPDSPSAEPTTTEMTAAETTPQTQSLTPSASGDVTVDVVEVVDGDTIKVVMPNGSRETIRLLGVDTPEVYGENTPDEFEGIPETDAGKACLGAAGDDASAYAKSRLSDETVELRYDEKAGKRGYYGRILAYVVVDGSEFNYDLITDGHARFYDSSFEERERYERAEREAREGGVGLWSCATEGSTASGEDTATDDRLSVSVVADAPGNDNDNLNGEYVTLRNDGDESIDLSGWTISDAAGATYTFATGTKLASGATLTLHTGTGTDTETDVYWGRSGAVWNNGGDTVTVRSSTGTEVLTYTYE, from the coding sequence ATGGTCAGACGTACTACCGTAACGCTCGTCATTGCACTGTTTGTGGTCCTCGCAGGGTGTGCTGGCACGGGTGGCGCTGGCTCCGATTCCCCTGATTCGCCGAGCGCTGAACCGACCACAACTGAGATGACGGCCGCCGAGACGACACCACAGACACAGTCGTTGACTCCCTCCGCATCGGGTGATGTCACAGTCGACGTTGTCGAAGTCGTCGACGGAGATACGATTAAAGTCGTCATGCCGAACGGTTCCCGTGAGACGATTCGCCTCCTCGGCGTCGATACTCCCGAAGTGTACGGCGAAAACACGCCCGACGAGTTCGAAGGTATCCCCGAAACCGACGCGGGGAAGGCGTGTCTCGGTGCGGCCGGAGACGATGCGAGTGCCTATGCGAAATCCCGGCTCTCGGACGAGACCGTCGAACTCCGATACGACGAGAAAGCGGGCAAGCGGGGCTACTACGGGAGAATCCTCGCCTACGTCGTCGTCGACGGGTCGGAGTTCAATTACGACCTCATCACCGACGGCCACGCTCGATTCTACGACAGTTCCTTCGAGGAGCGCGAGCGCTACGAACGTGCCGAGCGCGAGGCCCGCGAGGGCGGTGTGGGTCTCTGGTCCTGCGCAACTGAAGGCTCGACAGCTAGTGGCGAGGATACGGCGACCGACGACAGACTGTCAGTCTCCGTCGTCGCCGACGCGCCCGGCAACGACAACGACAATCTCAACGGCGAGTACGTAACGCTGCGAAACGACGGCGACGAATCTATCGACCTTTCGGGCTGGACCATCTCGGACGCCGCAGGAGCAACGTACACCTTCGCTACCGGGACGAAACTCGCAAGCGGTGCAACACTCACACTCCACACCGGGACCGGGACGGACACAGAAACGGACGTTTACTGGGGCCGTTCCGGCGCAGTCTGGAACAACGGCGGTGACACGGTCACTGTGCGGAGTTCGACCGGCACGGAAGTCCTCACGTACACGTACGAGTGA
- a CDS encoding transcription initiation factor IIB: MERPSRQRQREEATAQEDEQVNCPECGSDQIVTDADQGELVCDDCGLVLDERQIDRGPEWRAFNHSERQSKSRVGAPITETMHDRGLTTTIDWKDKDAYGRSLSSEKRSQMHRLRKWQERIRTKDAGERNLQFALSEIDRMASALGVPRSVREVASVIYRRALNEDLIRGRSIEGVATSALYAACRQEGIPRSLDEVAEVSRVPQKEIGRTYRYISQELGLELKPVDPKQFVPRFASALELSEEVQAKATEIIDVSAEQGLLSGKSPTGFAAAAIYAASLLCNEKKTQREVADVAQVTEVTIRNRYQEQIEAMGFR, from the coding sequence ATGGAACGTCCGAGCCGGCAGCGTCAGCGAGAGGAGGCAACGGCACAAGAGGACGAGCAAGTCAACTGCCCGGAGTGCGGGTCGGACCAGATCGTCACAGACGCAGATCAGGGGGAGTTAGTGTGTGACGACTGTGGTCTCGTTCTCGATGAGCGACAAATCGACCGCGGGCCAGAGTGGCGCGCGTTCAATCACTCCGAACGCCAATCGAAGTCGCGCGTCGGCGCACCAATCACCGAGACGATGCACGACCGCGGGTTGACGACGACCATCGACTGGAAGGACAAAGACGCCTACGGTCGGTCACTCTCGTCCGAGAAGCGATCCCAGATGCACCGTCTTCGAAAATGGCAAGAGCGAATTCGAACCAAAGACGCCGGCGAGCGTAACCTGCAGTTCGCACTCAGCGAAATCGACCGCATGGCGTCCGCGCTCGGCGTCCCGCGTTCGGTACGCGAGGTCGCATCCGTCATTTATCGTCGCGCGCTCAACGAGGACCTGATTCGCGGGCGCTCCATCGAGGGTGTCGCCACATCGGCGCTCTACGCCGCCTGCCGTCAGGAAGGCATCCCGCGCTCGCTCGACGAAGTCGCCGAAGTGTCGCGCGTCCCGCAGAAGGAAATCGGCCGCACGTATCGCTACATCTCGCAAGAACTCGGGCTGGAACTCAAGCCCGTCGACCCGAAGCAGTTCGTTCCGCGGTTCGCCTCCGCACTCGAACTCTCCGAGGAAGTGCAGGCGAAGGCGACCGAAATCATCGACGTTTCCGCAGAACAGGGCCTGCTCTCCGGCAAGTCACCGACCGGATTCGCCGCCGCCGCTATCTACGCGGCGTCGCTTCTCTGCAACGAGAAGAAGACCCAGCGCGAAGTCGCAGATGTCGCGCAGGTCACCGAGGTCACCATCCGGAATCGCTATCAGGAACAGATTGAAGCGATGGGCTTCCGCTAA
- a CDS encoding flippase activity-associated protein Agl23 yields the protein MIPSRVGQRPDRTTLAVGALALVALVVRLVGLGDRPLHWDEARVGYWSLRYLESGFFAYRPVAGGPLVYLLSRTSLALFGTTDFALRLPVALVGAALPLVSLLFRDHLENDETVAVAAILAANPLLVYYGRFARGDLLAIGFALAAFGFALRLFDGKGQQNAYGFAAACVLAIASSGLGIVVLCCLAVAGLLVFDHAALVSSSRPAATRLGELSARVRGAATPAARAVLVFVGLYVFLFAPRAGDTNGVGLYTPGTILGAIDVALFESVQRFVGVRIVNRYPGATHQYLPYLGNLVEVLALAALPVTLLAVGVFVVDRYASGGPRTVVSAATYWAGAVLVFVPMLTEVSASWLGVYVVVPLAIPAAVGLAALVRWGRQAFDSRDTPRVAAALLILLALVAQTGAVATTEVYAPSDRDTKLAHYGQPSSDFTAFRDNLSAWVGPTDDLDVEVLYYGSSMYVSDGAADYPPVPKKWGERLPMAWYVERIGADTTSTTNLSAFKQQSSVPPVVIAPASERGTLAPKLDGYVAHNYDTGLWDRPIVVFVKN from the coding sequence ATGATTCCCTCCCGCGTCGGGCAACGCCCCGACCGAACGACGCTCGCCGTCGGTGCACTGGCGCTCGTGGCACTCGTCGTCCGCCTCGTCGGCCTCGGCGACCGCCCGCTGCACTGGGACGAGGCACGCGTCGGCTACTGGAGTCTCCGATACCTCGAAAGTGGCTTTTTCGCGTACCGTCCGGTTGCTGGCGGGCCGCTCGTCTACCTCCTCTCGCGGACTTCGTTAGCGCTTTTCGGGACCACTGATTTCGCGCTCAGACTCCCTGTTGCGCTCGTCGGCGCGGCCCTGCCGCTCGTGAGTCTCCTCTTTCGGGACCATCTCGAAAACGACGAGACCGTCGCCGTTGCGGCCATTCTCGCGGCGAACCCGCTTCTCGTCTACTACGGTCGGTTCGCCCGCGGCGACCTGCTCGCAATCGGATTCGCCCTCGCCGCCTTCGGATTCGCCCTCCGACTGTTCGACGGAAAGGGCCAACAGAACGCCTACGGTTTCGCGGCAGCCTGCGTGCTCGCAATCGCCTCGTCCGGGCTTGGCATCGTCGTGCTCTGTTGTCTCGCTGTCGCCGGTCTCCTCGTCTTCGACCACGCTGCCCTCGTTTCGTCCTCACGTCCGGCCGCGACGCGACTCGGTGAACTCTCGGCTCGCGTCCGCGGTGCAGCGACACCCGCCGCACGGGCCGTCCTCGTCTTCGTCGGTCTCTACGTCTTCCTGTTCGCTCCACGAGCGGGCGATACCAACGGAGTCGGTCTCTACACGCCGGGGACGATTCTCGGTGCTATCGATGTCGCACTGTTCGAATCTGTCCAGCGATTCGTCGGCGTCCGCATCGTCAACCGCTACCCCGGTGCCACCCACCAGTATCTTCCGTACCTCGGGAATCTCGTAGAGGTGCTTGCCCTCGCGGCGCTCCCGGTCACGCTCCTCGCAGTTGGTGTCTTCGTCGTCGACCGCTACGCATCCGGCGGTCCGAGAACTGTCGTCTCGGCAGCGACTTACTGGGCGGGTGCTGTACTCGTGTTCGTCCCGATGCTGACGGAGGTCTCCGCATCGTGGCTCGGCGTCTACGTCGTCGTCCCGCTCGCCATCCCGGCGGCGGTCGGCCTCGCGGCACTCGTCCGGTGGGGAAGACAGGCGTTCGACAGCAGGGATACGCCTCGCGTCGCCGCGGCACTCCTCATCTTGCTCGCACTCGTCGCACAGACTGGTGCGGTCGCGACAACCGAGGTATACGCCCCGAGCGACCGTGACACTAAACTCGCACACTACGGACAGCCGTCGAGCGACTTCACCGCGTTCCGCGACAACCTCTCTGCGTGGGTCGGTCCGACCGACGATTTGGACGTAGAAGTGCTCTACTACGGCAGTTCGATGTACGTCTCGGACGGCGCGGCTGACTACCCACCGGTCCCCAAGAAGTGGGGTGAACGACTGCCGATGGCGTGGTACGTGGAGCGAATCGGTGCCGACACGACATCGACAACGAACCTCTCCGCGTTTAAACAACAGTCGTCCGTCCCTCCGGTCGTCATCGCACCCGCATCGGAGCGTGGGACGTTAGCGCCGAAGCTCGACGGCTACGTGGCTCACAACTACGACACCGGTCTCTGGGACCGTCCGATTGTGGTCTTCGTGAAAAACTGA